A portion of the Drosophila sechellia strain sech25 chromosome 2R, ASM438219v1, whole genome shotgun sequence genome contains these proteins:
- the LOC6618921 gene encoding myosin heavy chain, non-muscle → MSEEVDRNDPELKYLSVERNQFNDPATQAEWTQKRLVWVPHENQGFVAASIKREHGDEVEVELAETGKRVMILRDDIQKMNPPKFDKVEDMAELTCLNEASVLHNIKDRYYSGLIYTYSGLFCVVVNPYKKLPIYTEKIMERYKGIKRHEVPPHVFAITDSAYRNMLGDREDQSILCTGESGAGKTENTKKVIQFLAYVAASKPKGSGAVPHPAVLIGELEQQLLQANPILEAFGNAKTVKNDNSSRFGKFIRINFDASGFISGANIETYLLEKSRAIRQAKDERTFHIFYQLLAGATPEQREKFILDDVKSYAFLSNGSLPVPGVDDYAEFQATVKSMNIMGMTSEDFNSIFRIVSAVLLFGSMKFRQERNNDQATLPDNTVAQKIAHLLGLSVTDMTRAFLTPRIKVGRDFVTKAQTKEQVEFAVEAIAKACYERMFKWLVNRINRSLDRTKRQGASFIGILDMAGFEIFELNSFEQLCINYTNEKLQQLFNHTMFILEQEEYQREGIEWKFIDFGLDLQPTIDLIDKPGGIMALLDEECWFPKATDKTFVDKLVSAHSMHPKFMKTDFRGVADFAIVHYAGRVDYSAAKWLMKNMDPLNENIVSLLQGSQDPFVVNIWKDAEIVGMAQQALTDTQFGARTRKGMFRTVSHLYKEQLAKLMDTLRNTNPNFVRCIIPNHEKRAGKIDAPLVLDQLRCNGVLEGIRICRQGFPNRIPFQEFRQRYELLTPNVIPKGFMDGKKACEKMIQALELDSNLYRVGQSKIFFRAGVLAHLEEERDFKISDLIVNFQAFCRGFLARRNYQKRLQQLNAIRIIQRNCAAYLKLRNWQWWRLYTKVKPLLEVTKQEEKLVQKEDELKQVREKLDTLAKNTQEYERKYQQALVEKTTLAEQLQAEIELCAEAEESRSRLMARKQELEDMMQELETRIEEEEERVLALGGEKKKLELNIQDLEEQLEEEEAARQKLQLEKVQLDAKIKKYEEDLALTDDQNQKLLKEKKLLEERANDLSQTLAEEEEKAKHLAKLKAKHEATITELEERLHKDQQQRQESDRSKRKIETEVADLKEQLNERRVQVDEMQAQLAKREEELTQTLLRIDEESATKATAQKAQRELESQLAEIQEDLEAEKAARAKAEKVRRDLSEELEALKNELLDSLDTTAAQQELRSKREQELATLKKSLEEETVNHEGVLADMRHKHSQELNSINDQLENLRKAKTVLEKAKGTLEAENADLATELRSVNSSRQENDRRRKQAESQIAELQVKLAEIERARSELQEKCTKLQQEAENITNQLEEAELKASAAVKSASNMESQLTEAQQLLEEETRQKLGLSSKLRQIESEKEALQEQLEEDDEAKRNYERKLAEVTTQMQEIKKKAEEDADLAKELEEGKKRLNKDIEALERQVKELIAQNDRLDKSKKKIQSELEDATIELEAQRTKVLELEKKQKNFDKILAEEKAISEQIAQERDTAEREAREKETKVLSVSRELDEAFDKIEDLENKRKTLQNELDDLANTQGTADKNVHELEKAKRALESQLAELKAQNEELEDDLQLTEDAKLRLEVNMQALRSQFERDLLAKEEGAEEKRRGLVKQLRDLETELDEERKQRTAAVASKKKLEGDLKEIETTMEMHNKVKEDALKHAKKLQAQVKDALRDAEEAKAAKEELQALSKEAERKVKALEAEVLQLTEDLASSERARRAAETERDELAEEIANNANKGSLMIDEKRRLEARIATLEEELEEEQSNSEVLLDRSRKAQLQIEQLTTELANEKSNSQKNENGRALLERQNKELKAKLAEIETAQRTKVKATIATLEAKIANLEEQLENEGKERLLQQKANRKMDKKIKELTMNIEDERRHVDQHKEQMDKLNSRIKLLKRNLDETEEELQKEKTQKRKYQRECEDMIESQEAMNREINSLKTKLRRTGGIGLSSSRLTGTPSSKRAGGGGGGDDSSVQDESLDGEDSGN, encoded by the exons ATGTCGGAGGAAGTAGATCGCAACGATCCGGAGCTCAAGTACCTCTCGGTGGAGCGCAACCAGTTCAACGATCCGGCCACGCAGGCCGAGTGGACACAGAAGCGTCTGGTGTGGGTGCCACACGAGAACCAG GGCTTCGTGGCCGCCAGTATTAAGCGGGAGCATGGCGACGAGGTCGAAGTGGAGTTGGCCGAAACCGGCAAGCGGGTGATGATCCTGCGGGACGACATACAGAAGATGAATCCGCCAAAGTTCGACAAAGTCGAGGACATGGCCGAGCTGACGTGCCTAAACGAAGCCTCCGTTTTGCACAACATCAAGGACAGATACTACTCTGGCCTAATCTAT ACATATTCCGGTCTTTTCTGTGTTGTGGTCAACCCGTACAAGAAACTACCGATCTACACCGAAAAGATAATGGAACGGTACAAGGGCATAAAACGACACGAAGTGCCTCCGCATGTATTTGCAATCACGGATAGTGCCTATAGAAACATGTTGGGTG ATCGCGAAGACCAATCGATTTTGTGTACTGGCGAATCGGGTGCTGGCAAAACGGAGAACACCAAGAAGGTCATCCAATTTCTAGCCTATGTGGCAGCTTCCAAGCCCAAGGGCTCGGGTGCG GTGCCGCATCCCGCCGTGCTCATT GGCGAGCTGGAGCAACAGCTGCTGCAGGCAAATCCCATTCTGGAGGCCTTTGGCAACGCCAAGACGGTCAAAAACGATAACTCTTCGCGTTTT GGTAAATTCATACGGATCAATTTCGATGCCTCGGGATTTATCTCGGGAGCCAACATTGAAACATATCTACTGGAGAAGTCGCGTGCCATTCGTCAAGCAAAGGACGAACGAACATTCCATATATTCTACCAGTTGCTAGCGGGGGCCACGCCGGAGCAGCGCGAGAAGTTCATACTGGATGACGTTAAGTCGTATGCATTCCTTTCCAATGGCAGCCTGCCTGTACCCGGCGTGGACGACTACGCCGAGTTTCAGGCAACGGTTAAGTCCATGAACATCATGGGCATGACATCAGAGGATTTCAACTCGATATTTCGCATCGTGAGCGCCGTCCTACTGTTCGGTAGCATGAAATTCCGTCAGGAGCGCAACAACGACCAGGCCACTCTACCAGACAACACGGTGGCCCAGAAGATTGCGCATCTGCTCGGACTTAGTGTGACAGACATGACCAGGGCTTTCCTGACGCCACGCATTAAAGTGGGTCGTGACTTTGTTACGAAGGCCCAAACAAAGGAGCAGGTGGAGTTCGCCGTGGAGGCCATTGCAAAGGCGTGTTACGAGCGCATGTTCAAGTGGCTTGTGAACCGGATTAACCGTTCTCTGGACCGCACCAAGCGCCAAGGAGCTTCCTTTATTGGCATTCTCGACATGGCGGgctttgaaatatttgaacTCAACTCCTTTGAGCAGCTGTGTATAAACTACACCAACGAgaaactgcagcagctctttaACCACACCATGTTTATCCTGGAGCAGGAAGAGTACCAGCGCGAGGGTATTGAGTGGAAGTTCATCGACTTTGGGTTGGACCTGCAGCCTACCATCGACCTGATCGATAAACCCGGCGGCATCATGGCACTCCTGGATGAGGAGTGCTGGTTCCCCAAAGCCACTGACAAGACGTTTGTAGATAAACTCGTATCGGCCCACTCTATGCACCCCAAGTTTATGAAGACCGATTTTCGAGGAGTCGCAGACTTTGCAATAGTGCATTACGCCGGGCGTGTTGACTACTCGGCGGCCAAGTGGCTGATGAAGAACATGGACCCATTAAACGAGAACATCGTGTCGCTCCTCCAGGGCTCCCAGGATCCGTTCGTGGTGAACATCTGGAAGGATGCTGAAATCGTTGGCATGGCACAGCAGGCCCTGACTGATACTCAGTTCGGGGCCCGCACCCGCAAGGGCATGTTCCGCACCGTGTCCCATCTGTACAAGGAGCAGCTGGCTAAGTTGATGGACACTCTGCGCAACACGAACCCGAACTTTGTGCGCTGTATCATACCGAACCACGAAAAGCGCGCCGGCAAGATCGATGCTCCCTTGGTGCTTGACCAGTTGCGCTGCAACGGTGTGCTCGAGGGTATTCGTATCTGCCGCCAGGGCTTCCCGAATCGCATTCCCTTCCAGGAGTTCCGCCAACGATACGAACTCCTTACGCCCAACGTGATTCCCAAAGGATTCATGGACGGCAAGAAGGCCTGCGAGAAGATGATTCAGGCGCTGGAGCTTGACTCGAACTTGTACCGAGTGGGCCAGTCGAAGATCTTCTTCCGCGCTGGTGTCCTCGCTCACCTGGAGGAGGAACGTGATTTCAAGATATCCGACCTTATCGTTAACTTCCAGGCCTTCTGTCGTGGCTTCCTTGCGCGTCGCAACTACCAAAAGCGCTTGCAGCAACTAAACGCTATTCGAATCATCCAGCGGAATTGTGCCGCCTACCTTAAGCTTCGGAACTGGCAGTGGTGGCGCCTCTATACTAAGGTCAAGCCCCTGTTGGAAGTTACAAAGCAGGAAGAGAAGCTTGTCCAGAAGGAGGATGAGCTGAAGCAGGTACGCGAGAAGCTTGACACACTGGCCAAGAATACGCAGGAGTACGAGCGCAAGTACCAGCAGGCTTTGGTGGAGAAGACCACTCTAGCGGAGCAGCTTCAAGCCGAGATCGAACTTTGTGCCGAGGCCGAGGAGTCGCGCTCTCGACTAATGGCACGCAAACAAGAACTGGAGGATATGATGCAAGAGCTTGAGACGCGTAtcgaagaagaagaggaaCGAGTCCTCGCGCTTGGAGGCGAAAAAAAGAAACTTGAGCTTAATATTCAAGATCTGGAAGAGCAACTCGAAGAAGAAGAGGCCGCTCGCCAAAAACTACAATTGGAGAAAGTGCAGCTCGAcgctaaaattaaaaagtacGAAGAAGATCTTGCGTTAACTGACGACCAGAACCAGAAGCTTCTGAAGGAAAAGAAGCTATTGGAGGAGCGTGCTAACGATCTGTCCCAGACACTTGCTGAGGAGGAGGAAAAGGCTAAACACCTAGCCAAGCTGAAAGCCAAGCATGAAGCCACAATCACGGAACTCGAGGAACGTTTGCACAAGgatcagcagcagcgacagGAGTCTGATCGATCTAAGCGGAAGATCGAGACCGAAGTTGCTGATCTTAAGGAACAACTGAACGAACGACGCGTACAAGTAGATGAAATGCAGGCTCAACTGGCCAAACGCGAGGAAGAACTTACTCAGACTCTGTTGCGCATTGACGAGGAATCGGCTACGAAGGCCACCGCACAGAAGGCTCAGCGCGAGCTGGAGTCGCAGCTGGCCGAGATCCAAGAGGACCTAGAGGCCGAAAAGGCAGCCCGTGCCAAGGCGGAGAAGGTTAGACGCGACCTTAGCGAGGAACTAGAGGCTCTCAAGAATGAGTTGTTGGACTCGCTGGACACCACAGCCG CTCAGCAAGAGTTGAGGTCTAAACGCGAGCAGGAGTTGGCTACCCTGAAAAAGTCTCTCGAAGAGGAGACTGTTAACCACGAAGGTGTTTTGGCCGACATGCGACACAAACACTCGCAGGAGCTCAATAGCATCAACGATCAGCTTGAGAACCTGCGCAAAGCCAAAACAGTCCTTGAAAAAGCCAAGGGCACCTTGGAGGCGGAGAACGCCGACTTGGCCACTGAACTGCGCAGCGTCAACAGCTCCCGGCAAGAAAACGACCGCCGGCGCAAGCAGGCAGAGTCGCAGATTGCTGAATTGCAG GTAAAACTGGCTGAGATTGAACGCGCCCGCTCGGAACTTCAGGAGAAGTGCACAAAACTGCAACAGGAAGCCGAGAACATAACAAACCAGCTGGAGGAAGCCGAACTAAAGGCCTCGGCCGCCGTAAAGTCTGCAAGCAACATGGAATCCCAGCTTACTGAAGCCCAGCAGCTGTTGGAAGAGGAAACGCGACAAAAGTTGGGTCTCAGCTCCAAGCTGCGTCAGATCGAGTCAGAGAAGGAGGCTCTACAAGAACAGCTTGAGGAGGACGATGAAGCCAAACGTAATTACGAACGAAAACTGGCAGAAGTCACCACCCAAATGcaagaaattaaaaagaagGCAGAGGAAGATGCGGATCTGGCCAAGGAACTGGAAGAGGGGAAGAAGCGGCTCAATAAGGATATCGAGGCATTAGAACGGCAGGTCAAGGAACTTATTGCCCAAAACGACCGCCTcgacaaaagcaaaaaaaaaatacagtcGGAGCTTGAAGATGCCACCATTGAGTTGGAAGCACAACGTACGAAG GTGCTCGAATTggagaaaaaacaaaagaacttCGACAAAATTCTTGCCGAGGAGAAAGCCATATCAGAACAGATCGCCCAAGAGCGTGATACTGCAGAACGAGAGGCCCGCGAGAAGGAGACCAAGGTGCTTTCGGTTTCCCGCGAGCTAGACGAAGCCTTTGACAAAATTGAAGATCTTGAGAACAAGCGAAAGACCCTCCAAAATGAACTCGATGACTTGGCCAACACACAGGGTACAGCCGATAAAAACGTCCACGAACTGGAGAAAGCGAAGCGGGCGCTAGAGTCTCAGCTGGCTGAACTGAAAGCACAAAACGAGGAACTTGAGGACGACCTACAGCTGACCGAAGACGCAAAATTGCGCCTAGAGGTGAACATGCAGGCCCTTCGTTCCCAGTTTGAACGCGACCTGCTAGCTAAGGAGGAGGGTGCCGAGGAGAAAAGACGCGGACTTGTCAAGCAACTGCGGGATCTTGAGACCGAACTGGACGAGGAACGTAAACAGCGCACGGCTGCTGTGGCGTCAAAGAAGAAACTGGAGGGCGACCTGAAAGAGATCGAAACCACCATGGAGATGCATAACAAGGTAAAGGAAGATGCGTTGAAGCATGCGAAGAAGCTGCAAGCACAAGTCAAGGACGCGCTGCGCGACGCCGAGGAAGCAAAGGCCGCCAAGGAGGAGCTACAGGCGTTGAGCAAGGAGGCCGAGCGCAAGGTCAAGGCCCTGGAGGCAGAAGTATTACAGCTGACTGAAGATCTGGCCAGCTCAGAGAGGGCGCGACGTGCTGCTGAAACGGAGCGTGACGAATTGGCCGAAGAAATTGCCAACAATGCCAACAAGGGCTCCTTAATGATCGACGAGAAGCGCCGATTGGAAGCCCGCATTGCCACTCTTGAGGAGGAGTTGGAGGAGGAACAGTCCAACTCCGAGGTGCTGCTGGATCGCAGCCGCAAGGCGCAGCTGCAGATTGAGCAGCTGACCACTGAGTTGGCGAACGAAAAATCGAACTCTCAGAAGAACGAAAACGGGCGCGCTCTGCTCGAACGCCAAAACAAGGAGCTGAAGGCTAAGCTTGCCGAAATCGAGACAGCACAGCGCACTAAAGTAAAGGCGACAATCGCCACGCTAGAGGCCAAGATCGCCAACCTAGAAGAGCAGCTGGAGAATGAGGGCAAGGAGAGGCTTTTGCAGCAAAAGGCCAATCGGAAGATGGACAAGAAGATTAAGGAGCTTACAATGAACATCGAGGATGAACGGAGACATGTCGACCAGCACAAGGAGCAAATGGATAAG CTGAATAGCCGCATTAAACTGCTCAAGCGCAACTTGGACGAGACAGAAGAGGAATTGCAGAAGGAGAAGACGCAGAAACGGAAGTACCAGCGTGAGTGCGAGGACATGATTGAATCGCAGGAAGCCATGAATCGTGAGATTAACTCACTCAAAACGAAACTACG ACGCACCGGCGGCATTGGTCTCAGCTCCAGTCGGCTCACGGGTACACCTTCATCAAAGCGTGcaggaggaggcggtggcggcgACGACTCATCGGTGCAGGATGAATCATTAGATGGAGAGGATTCTGGCAATTGA